CTATCCCATTTGTGCGGCTGGAAATTGGACTTGAAGCGCAAGGCTTGCAGGCGCCGGTTGAGGGTCAGGTAAGTCTGGCGCAACACCGAGTTGCGGGCAGCGTCATTGATCTTGTCGTGGATCGCCTGGTTGCGGCTGTAGTAGCCGGGCAAGTCGTTTTGTGCCTTGCAGGCCAGCATCGCATAGTGCAGGGCCTTGATCTCGGCCAGCTCGACCGGCGTGATGCGGTCGCAGGCCAGCTCGCCCGACATGGCTTCCAGGCCGCTCATCAGTTCAAAGGTTTCCCAGATTTCCGTTTCCGACATCTTCGATACCGAAGCGCCGCGGTTCGGCGATATCTCTATCAAGCCTTCGGCTGCCAGCACTTTCAGGGCTTCGCGCAGCGGCGTCCGTGAAATGCCCAGGGTTTCGCACAACTCCCGTTCATTCAGCTTGGTGCCCGGCGTCAGCACCGCTTCGACGATCAGGTTGCGCAAGTGGTCCACCACCGTGTCATGCAAACGCTGACGTTCCAGTTTCGGCACCAGCGGCGCGGCTTTTGTCTCTTCGCCAGTTATCGCATTTTGCATTCAAAATCCTTTTTTACGCATTTTTCTCTATTTTAACATCAAACATGGAGCCTAAGAGTCCTCCTGTCTATACGTTTGAATCTGAATGTAAATATGCAAAAAAGGCCAATAAATTGACAAATAACGCCATTTTCCCTTGGTTTTTACCGCCTTAAAGCCGTTCGCTGAAGTCGGGTAATCGCAAAAAGTCCTTTACGTTTGGAATTTCGACTGCTAAAGTATTTTGAATGCAAAATACAATTTGTTCAAAAAGGAGACGTAAATGTTGACACTAGACTTCCATCCGGCCGGCCGTCATTTCCTGCAGATCCCGGGTCCCAGCCCGGTGCCGGACCGGATTTTGCGGGCCATGAGTTATCCCACCATCGATCATCGCGGCCCGGAATTCGGCGCGCTGGGTTTGCAGGTGCTGGCCGGCATCAAGAAGATTTTCAAGACCGAGCAGCCGGTGGTGATCTATCCGGCCTCCGGTACCGGCGCATGGGAAGCGGCGCTGACCAATACCTTGAGCGCGGGCGATACGGTGCTGATGTACGAGACCGGCCATTTCGCCACGCTCTGGAAAAAGATGGCGCAAGCGCTGGGCCTGAAGCCGGAGTTCCTCGGCTTGCCGGGCATCGAAGGCTGGCGCCATGGGGTCCAGGCCGACCGCATCGAAGCGCGTCTGCGCCAGGACCGCGAGCACCAGATCAAGGCGGTGTGCGTAGTACATAACGAAACTTCGACCGGCGTCACCTCCGATATTGCAGCTGTACGACGGGCGATCGACGCCGCCGGCCATCCGGCCTTGCTGATCGTCGATACCATTTCCGGCCTGGCGTCGGCCGATTACCGGCATGACGAATGGGGCGTCGACGTCACCGTCTCCGGTTCGCAAAAAGGCTTGATGCTGCCGCCCGGCATCAGCTTCAACGCGGTGTCGCAGAAGGCCATCGAAGCCAGCAAGCGCGCGACGCTGCCGCGGGCGTTCTGGGACTGGACCGACATCATCGAAATGAACCAGACCGGCTACTGGCCCTACACGCCCAACACCAATCTGCTGTATGGCTTGTCGGAAGCGCTGGAAATGATCCTGGGCGAAGGCCTGGACAATGTCTTCCTGCGCCACCAGCGCCTGGCCGCCGCCTGCCGCGATGCGGTGCGCGCCTGGGGCCTGGAAATCCAGTGCGCCGATCCAGCCCTGTACTCGCCGGTGCTGACCGGCGTCATGACGCCGCCCGGCTTCGACGCCGACGCGATCCGCAAGACCATCTATGAAAACTTCAACATGTCGCTCGGCACCGGCCTGGGAAAAATGAAGGGCGGCATGTTCCGTATCGGCCACCTGGGCGAAGCCAACGATCTGACCCTGATGGCGACGCTGGCCGGCTGCGAGATGGGATTGAAGCTGGCGGGCGTGCCGCTGGCTGGCAGCGGCGTGGTGGCAGCGATGGACAACCTGGCGGCGCAAAAGAGCAAGCCGATATTAAAAGCAGCATAGAAAGCAAAACAGCGGAAACCGCTCCGACACCGTCCCGCAGAGGATGGGCGGAGCAAGGATAAAGATGTCCTGCGGCGTTTGCCGGCCACCATAATATTGGAGACAACAATGAAGCACCTGCGTTTGCGCGCGACCACCGTCGTGCTGATCATGTTATGCCTGATGTATTTCATTACCTACCTCGACCGCGTCAACGTCAGCACCGCCGCGGCCGGCTTCGCCAAGGAATTCGATCTTTCCAAGACTGAAATCGGCCTGGTGTTTTCGGCATTCGCCTATCCCTACCTGGTGTTCCAGATCATCGGCGGCTGGGTCAGCGACAAATTCGGCGCCAAGCGCACCCTGATCTACTGCGGCATCCTGTGGGGCATCGCCACCATCTTGACCGGCTTTGCCGGCGGCCTGTTTTCGCTGCTGATGGCGCGCCTGCTGCTAGGCCTGGGCGAGGGCGCCACCTTCCCCGCCGCCACTACCGCCATGTCGCGCTGGGTGGCCAAGGAAAACCGCGGCTTCGCCCAGGGCATCACGCACGCCTTCGCCCGCATCGGCAATGCCGTGGCGCCGGCGCTGGTGGTGTTCATCATGACGGTGCATGGCTGGCGCGAGTCCTTCTATATCTTCGGCGTATTCAGCCTGGTCTGGGTGCTGGTGTGGGCCTTCGTGTTTACCGAACATCCGGAAAAGCATCCGCGCATCACCGCAGAAGAACTGGCGATCCTGCCGCAGGCCAAGAAAAACAACCCGAAGATCCCATGGGGTCCTTTGTTCAAGCGCATGCTGCCGGTCACCATCGTCTATTTCTGCTACGGCTGGACCCTGTGGCTGTTCCTGAGCTGGATTCCGCAGTACTTCCTGCACAGCTACGACCTGGATATCAAGAAATCGGCGCTGTTTGCCTCCAGCGTATTCTTTGCCGGCGTGGTGGGCGATACCTTGGGCGGTATCGTCAGCGACAAGATCCTGAAGCGCACCGGCAACCTGAAGCGGGCGCGCAGCCAGATGGTGTCGGTCTGCATGCTGCTGACCCTGCTGTCTCTGCTGCCGCTGCTGTACACCCATAACGTCTACGTTTCCATCCTGTGCCTTGGCGCCGGCTTCTTCTTCGCGGAAATGACGATCGGGCCGATGTGGGCGATTCCAATGGATATCGCTCCGCAATATTCAGGCACCGCCAGCGGCATGATGAATACAGGTTCGGCGCTGGCCGCCATCATTTCGCCGGTGCTGTCCGGCTATCTGATCGACCGCTTCGGCAACTGGGAGCTACCCTTTGTCGGCAGCATGATCCTGATGGGATTCGGCGTCTTCCTGGCGTTCCGCATGCAGCCTGACAGCAAGTTCGAGCAGGTGGTCGCGGGTGGTTCGGCAAGCGTCGTCAAGGCCGGCGTCTAGAGCGGCGGCAGCGGGTGCAGCTTGCTTCGTCCGCAGCTTGAACAATGAAACAAGAAAAGGATTTGCAATGATCTCTTTGGATACGCCGCAAGCTGGGCTGGCAGCCATGCTGAGCAAGGCATATGGCGAACGTGCGCTGCTGGAATGCCTGCCGGCGGCACTGGAACCGGCTAGCAGCGAGCAAGCCTATCAGGTGCAGCGGGAATTTCTGCATCACCGGCAGGCCAGTATCGGCGGCTGGAAAATCGGCGCGAAATCGCCGACGGGGCCGATACAAGGGGCGCCGCTGCCTGCCGGCGGCATTGTTCCCACCACCTCCACGATCGATCGCGCGGACTATCCGGTGCTCGGCATCGAGCTGGAAATCATGTTTTGTTTCAAGCGCGATATCGATCCCGGCGCGGCGCCGCTGTCGGATGTGCAGGTCATGCATAGCATAGGCACGATGGCGGCATCTATAGAGATTGTCTCCAGCCGCATTGCGGGATGGCCGGAACTGCCGAAGCTGCTGCAACTGGCCGATCTGCAGAACCATGGCGCCTTGATAACCGGTGAATTCATCGATTACGACGCCAGCTTTCCGTTTGCCAGTCCGGCGGCGCACCTGACGCTGGGCGGCCGCGACATCTTCAAGGGCAGCGGCAGCAATCCGGCCGGTGATCCGCGCCGGCTGCTAGGCTGGCTGGTGCAGCACTGCCGCGCGCAAGGCATCGCCATTCCGTGCGGCACGGTGATTACCACCGGCTCTTACACCGGCATCCATTTTCCGGAGGAAGCCGGATTGGTCATCGGCCAGATCGCCAGCTTGCCGCCGATCCATTTTGAACTGCGCTGAGGCCTTGCCCGCTACCACAATTTTTCAGGATTTTCTCTATGCTGGTCAAGCCCATACACCTAGTGCCGCGCGCTGCAACCCTCGCGTCTTCGCTGGCGGCGCAGCTGCGCCGCGAATTGCGCGGCGATGTCCTGTTTAGCCAGGCCGACCGCGGCCGCTATGCGACCGACGCCTCGATTTACCAGATCATGCCGATCGGCGTGGTGGCGCCGCGCGACCAGGCCGATCTATTGCTGGCGCTGGATATAGCGCGCGACAACCGCGTACCCATCCTGGCGCGCGGCGCCGGCACCAGCCAGTGCGGACAGACCGTGGGCGCGGCGCTGGTGATCGACAACAGCAAATGGCTGAACCGGGTGATCGAGTTTGATGCGGTCGCCCGCACGGTGACGGTCGAGCCGGGCATGGTGCTGGATCACCTCAACGCCTGGCTCAAGCCACATGGACTGTGGTTTGCGGTGGATGTCTCGACCGCCGCCCAGTGCACCATAGGCGGCATGGCCGGCAACAATTCCTGCGGCTCGCGTTCTATCGAATACGGCAACATGGTGCACAACGTCGCCGCCATCGACGCTGTGCTGGCGGATGGCACGCAGGGACGCTTTGGACGTCTGCAGCAGATGGCAAGCGCTGGCCGCATAGGCGATATCGTCGCAGGATTGCAGCACATCGCCGCACGCGAACGGGGCGAGATCGCCGAGCGCGTCCCCAAGGTCTTGCGCCGTGTCGGCGGCTACAACATCGATCTCTTCGATTGCCAGAATCCGCGCGCCTATACCGATGACGGCATGGCCAACCTGGCGCACATCCTGGTCGGCTCGGAGGGCACGCTGGCCTACAGCCGCCAGATCACCCTGGCGCTGGCGCCGCTGCCGGCGCACAAGGTGCTGGGCGTGGTGAATTTCCCGACCTTCTACCAGGCGATGGATCTGACCCAGCATATCGTCAAGCTCGGGCCGACCGCGGTCGAACTGGTGGACCGCACCATGATCGACCTGTCGATGAGCAATCCGGCCTTCAAGCCGGTCATCGAAAAAGCCCTGAGAGGCCAGCCGCAGGCGATCCTGCTGGTCGAGTTTGCCGGCGAGCAGCTTGATGCGCTGCTGCAGAAGCTGGCCAGCCTGGATGAACTGATGGCCGACCTGCAACTGCCCGGCGCGGTAGTGCAAATGTCCGGCGCCGCTGAACAGAAGGCCCTGTGGGACGTGCGCAAGGCCGGCCTCAACATCATGATGAGCATGAAGGGCGACGGCAAGCCGGTTTCATTCATCGAAGATTGCGCGGTGCCGCTCGAACATCTGGCGGAATACACCAGCCAGCTGACCGAGGTCTTCCACAAATACGGCACCGAAGGCACCTGGTACGCCCACGCCAGCGTCGGCACCCTGCACGTGCGGCCGATCCTCGACATGCGCCGCGGCGGCGCCAAGGACATGCGGGAAATCGCCGAAGCCGCCTCGGCGCTGGTGCGCAAGTACAAGGGCGCCTACTCCGGCGAGCACGGCGACGGCCTCTGCCGCGGCGAATGGGTGGCCTGGCAGTATGGCCCGAAGATCAACGCCGCCTTCAGCGAAATCAAGACCCTGTTCGATCCGGACAACCGCTTCAATCCGGACAAGATCGTGCGGCCACCGAAGATGGACGATGCCGCCAACTTCCGCTTTGCGCCAGGCTACGCCGAGCTGCCGCACCAGCCCTTGCTGGACTGGTCGGCCTGGAACGTCAAACGCGATCCGCTCAGCGGCGAGGAAAGTGCGGCCGGCACGGGCGGCGACCGTAGCGGCGGCCTCGCCAAGCTGGTGGAAATGTGCAACAACAACGGCCATTGCCGCAAGTTCGACGCCGGCACCATGTGCCCCAGCTACCGCATCACCAAGGATGAAAAGCACGTCACGCGCGGCCGCGCCAACACCCTGCGCCTGGCGCTCTCGGGTCAGCTTGGCAGCGAGGGGCTGGCCAGCGCTGAAGTCAGGGAAGTGCTGGACCTGTGCGTCTCCTGCAAGGGTTGCAAGCGCGATTGCCCGACCGGCGTCGACATGGCCAAGGTCAAGATCGAAGCGCGCGCCGCCTGGGTCGGCAAGCATGGCATTAGCCTGCGCGAGCGGCTGGTCGGTTTCATGCCGAAGTACGCGCCCTACGCCAGCAGCATGGGCGGCCTGATCGCCGCGGCCGACAAAATTCCGCTGTTGTCGAGCTGGGTCAAGAAGCGCATCGGCCTTGCACCGCAGCGCTCCTTCCCGCAATTCAAGAACGCCTTCCTGGCCGACGCCCAGTCCGCCGTTGCAAGCGAGCGTGAAGTGCTGCTGTTTGTCGATACCTTCAACAACTACATGGAACCGGAAAATGCCCGCGCCGCCCAGCAGGTGCTGGAGGCTGCCGGCTACAAAGTCCATTTCAACACGGTCACCGGCGCCCGGCCCCTGTGCTGCGGCCGCACCTATCTGTCCGCCGGCCTGGTCGAACAAGCCAAGGCCGAGGCGCGCAGGACGCTGGACGCCTTGCTGCCCTATGTCGAGCGCGGCATCGCCATCGTCGGGCTGGAGCCGTCCTGCTTGCTGTCCTTGCGCGACGAATTCTTCAATTACGGCTACGGCGACGAGGCCAAAAAACTGGCGCAGTCGGCCTATCTGTTTGAAGAATTTCTCGTCCGAGAAAAAAATGCAGGCCGCCTGCAGCTGGATCTGAAGCCGCTGCCTGGCAACAAGGTTCTGCTGCACGGCCATTGCCACCAAAAGGCCTTCGATGCCTTGCGTCCGGTGCAAGCCGTGCTGGCATGGATCCCGCAGCTAGAGCTGTCCACGGTTGAGTCTTCATGCTGCGGCATGGCCGGCAGCTTCGGCTACGAGGCCGAGCACTATGAGGCGTCGATGGCGATGGCCGAGCTCACGCTGTTGCCGGCGGTGCGCAAGGCTGGCGCAGGCAGTATCGTGGTCGCTGACGGCACCAGCTGCCGGCATCAGATCCAGGATGGTGCCGATACGGAGGCCTTGCATGTGGCGCGCGTGCTGGCACTATCATTGGCGGCGGCTAAATGACGGTGCGTTGAAAAAACAAAAGACCCTTGCGGGCCTTTTGTTTTTGTTGTGGAACATTAAGTTGATGTTCCCGGATTTCGCGAGAACTGAGCTGGCGCTTTTTCAGGGCATACAAACTTACATGACCGTAGTAATCCTGGTTGCTCCCAGCCGGCGCCACGCGCGCTTTGTTTTCAAGCGTTACCCACGCCTTGCGAATAACATCCCAACGTTTGTCGCATACGCGGGTTTTCTCGGCCGCGCCATTGACATGCTGAAGGACGACGCGCGCCGCCGGTAAAATGTCCAGCGTGACTTCGTACCAGACGTCGTTTACCAGGTGCAGCTGCACGCGATCGGAAATAATCCGCCGGACTTTATCCCGCTCAGAAGTGTGGCGCTTGCCGTTTCTTTCAGCTTTGAAGCGGGCGCGCAAGCGATTGTGCAGCAGGATGCCGGTCAGCGGATGCACAAACATTTCCGCTTGCGATTCGGCCAGTTCGACGTAGCGGCCTGACCAGTTGGTGTAGCGCGCCAGGACGCGTCCCTCCTTCCGGTCCCCTTCCCAGCGCGTTTCAATCGCGACAAAATTATCCAGGTGCTGCAGGATATGCTGCTTGACCGTGTTGCGGGCATCGATGGCGGCGCGGATTTCGCTATACACCTTGTCCCAGGGGCGATTGACCTGCTGTTCCAGGAAGCGTTTCAGCGGCGCCAGGTTTTCATTCAGGTATTTACGGTGACCATAGCCGTCCTTCATGCCGATCCTGGCAGGCCTATCTTCACTGTTGCGAAACTTGCGGCCATCGCCCTTGTAGATATTGCTGTGTGTGCAGCGCGGCCGTTCGACGATCACTTTGAACATATCTTCACGCATCGTAGTCTCCTTCGGTCTTGCGGCCTGACAGCGCCTGGTTCAGCTTTTGTTTTTCAATCCGCCGCACCCTGCGCGCCGGATTGTACGAGGCATGCGCGCCAGCCTTTCTGGCCCTGGCCGGCGCCGCCAGCGGATTGCGCGGCTTCGGCAATTTAATCGTTACTTTCATGATCATCCTTTCACGCAAATGACCTGGCGCAGCGTATGCACCACCTCGACCAGGTCGGTCTGATGCGCCATCACCTGGTCGATATCCTTGTAGGCCGCCGGAATCTCATCGACCACGCCGCCGTCCTTGCGGCATTCGATGCCCTGGGTCTGCTCGGCCAGGTCGAAGCGGTTGAAGCGGCGCTTGGCTTCGCTACGGCTCATGCGCCGTCCGGCGCCGTGGGAGCAGGAGCAGAACGATTCCGGATTGCCCTTGCCGCGCACGATGTAACTCTTGGCGCCCATGCTGCCGGGAATGATGCCCAGTTCGCCTTCGCGCGCCGAGATCGCACCCTTGCGGGTGATGTACAGCTTTTCATTGCCGTGCATTTCCTGCGCCACATAGTTGTGATGGCAGTTGATCGCTTCGCCATCCAGCTTGAATGGCGGCAGCTGCTGGCTCAGCACATCGACCGCACGCCGCATCATCTCGCGGCGGTTGATCATGGCGTAATCCTGCGCCCAGTCGACGGCATCGACATAATCGTCGAACAGCGGCGATCCTTCGCTGAAGTAGGACAGGTCCTTGTTCGGCAGGTTGATGTGGTTGCGCGCCATATCCTTTTTGGCAGCCGAGATGAAATAGCGGCCGATCACGTTGCCGATGCCGCGTGAGCCGGAGTGCAGCATGATCCAGACCCGTTGTTCTTCATCCAGGCAGATTTCGATGAAGTGGTTGCCGCCGCCCAGCGTGCCGATCTGGCAGATCCAGGTCTGGGCGAACTTGTGCTGCATCTTCATGATGCCCTTGTGCCTGGCGACGATGCGGTCCAGGCGGTCGTTCAGCGGACGGCCGACGCGCGCATGGGCCGAGCCGCGCACCTTGTCCCATTCATGCTGCTCGAAGCCGACCGGAATCGCTGCTTCAATGGCGCTGCGCAGGCGCGCCAGGTTGTCGGGCAGCTGGCTGGCGGTCAGCGTGGTGCGTACCGCGTTCATGCCGCAGCCGATATCGACCCCGACCGCGGCCGGGATGATAGCGGTGCGCGTCGGAATCACGCTGCCGACGGTGGCGCCTATGCCGGCGTGGACGTCCGGCATGGCCGCTACGTGCGGATAGACGATAGGGAGGCTGGCGATGTTCAGCAATTGCTGAAGCGCGCTGTGGTCGATATCGTCGGTAAATATGTGCACGGGCACCAGGCCCTTGTGCAAGCTCTGTTTGATTGGCATAACGTTGTTCTCTGTCATGCCGGCGTCTTTGCCGCGGGCCGGCTATGCCGTGCCCGCAAAAAAACAAAAACCCCGGCGAGTTTCCTCACCGGGGTTCTGGTTGGAACGACCGGCTCGGGGCGGCAAAATCGCCGCAGACCCCGAGCAGTCATGCACGGGGCTATTTATCGTTTGAATTGTTGATAGCCGTCCGTGGCATGGCCGTTCCTTTCCTGTAAAAATGCGTTAGTCGAAAATACTGAGTTGCGATTCTGCACCCGATGAAATCGCAGTGTCAAACAATTCGCCGCCGCGCGGTGCGATTCTGTTGTTTTTGGCACGAAACAAAGGGGCGAACTCAGCGCTCGAATGTCCAGCAGGACTAGTTGAGTTCGCGCATGCGGCTGTGCTTGGGCAAGCGCGCCGCCAGGTAGTCGTGCTGGTCGGCCAGGACATTGCGGCCGCTCAGCAGATAATGTTCGGCGCGGCATGGCACGTACGGCACATACAGCAGCGGCCGGAAACTCTCCAGCACCTTGCTGCCCTTTTCCTGATTGCAGTCCTTGCATGCGGTGACGCAATTGGTCCAGGTATCCTTGCCGCCGCGCGAGCGCGCCAGCACGTGGTCGCGCGACAGTTCATTGTGCGGGAAACGGCCGCCGCAATAGGCGCAGGTGTAGCGGTCGCGGCGGAACAGCAGATCGTTGTGATGGCCTAGCGGCAGTTCCATGTGCAGCATGCGCGCCATGATGGCGCTGCCGGCGATGGCGATGATGGGTTTGACGGCGATGCGGGACTGGATGCCGGCGCGGGAATAACCACCGCGGAAAACGATGTCGCCGTCGCCGATTTCCCAAGCCACCTTCCCGCTCGCGTAATAGAGCACAGCGTCTTGCGGCGAAATCCAGTCAAACGGATTACCCGCGATATCGAGGGTCAGGATGTGGGACGTCATTTGCATCACCTTTGCGGTTGATTATAACCAGCATTTTTGTATTTCGTCCTTCGTTTGTTGCTTTTTAGCGTGAAGACGGACGGTACTGGTGGGGTGGCCTATCGGGAATGATCCGATATCGTCGCGGGTCACAGCCGCGTGCTTTGCCAGTTAAGCTAAAGCCACCATTGAGATCTATATTGGGTGCGCCGGCCTGTTTGGAAAGAGGCGGCTGGTAAGTATTGCTGCAACCGGCGCAGGGATTTGTCCCTGCGCCGCTTTATTCCTGTTTCATTTGGTTGCAATTTCGCAGACGCTGGACAGCCCTTGTTCTTCAAACGTGATCCTTACCGGCAAGAATTGTTCGATGACTTCGGCATTGGTGAGCGCATGCTGCGACACGCAATCGACCGTAAACCGGCCGCTGCCCGCCAGCGCCAGCGGCAGCATGATCTGGTCGGCCAGGTGCTCGCCGACCGCGGCGCCGGAGGCAATATACTGCCGCACCTGCGAAATTGCCTTTTTTGCAACCGCTTCGGAGCGCACCATTTTCTCGCCGAACGCACAAAACACTTCTGTCACATGCTGCGATTCCAGCGTCACCAGCAAGGCGTTGCCCGGCCCCTGGTCATGCGGCAAGCCGCGGATCGCCAGTTGCGCATCGTCCCAGCCCATCGCGGTCTTGACGCAAGCCAGCTCGCGCTTGGCGACGTCGGCCGGCACGCCGGCGATGAAACTTTCGGCATAACCGGCGACGCGTTCGCCGCGGCTCATCAGTTCCAGCGGCTGCAACTGCCGGCATGGCGACACTTTCGCCTCGATCTCGCCGCCGCCGGCGGGATAAAAGCCAAAGCGTTTCAGTTCGATTTCCAGATTCGCGCCCATGGCCGCCAGCACGCGGCCGTATGCGCGCTGCAGGAAATGGGCTGGCGGCGCCATCGAGTTATGGGTGCCGCCGCTGATCTTCACCACCGATGGCGCATCCGCATACAGCAAGGCCGGCAGCAAGGTTTGCAGCACCAGGGTGCAGCTGCCTGCGGTGCCGATGGCAAACTGGTAGGCGCCGCCCTTGATCTTGCCCGGGATGAATTGCAGCGTCTGCGCGCCTACCGCCGCCGAACCGATATCGGCATTGCTGATCTCGGCGGCGGCTTGTACCGCCACCAGATGCTGCCGCATCAAGCCAGGCTTGGGCCGGTTGGCCCGGATATTCACAATCCGGAACGGCTGTCCGGTAATCATCGACAAGGTCAGCGCGGTCCGCAATACCTGGCCGCCGCCTTCCCCTGTTGCTCCATCTAGTTCAATCATGTTCTTCTATTCTTTATTGTTATCGTCATTGCGGTCATGGCCCCGTTCGGGACCATGGCCTGTTTCAGGGAAAGCCGGCGCTTAGCCTTTCACGCATACCACCTGCTTCAGGGTATGCACCACTTCCACCAGGGCGCGCTGCGCTTCCATCACCGCATCGATATCCTTGTAAGCCATCGGGATTTCGTCGATGACATCGGCATCCTTACGGCATTCCACGCCTTGCGTCGCCTTGATCTGGTCGTCCAGCGTGAAACGCTTCTTGGCCTCGGTACGGCTCATGGTGCGGCCGGCGCCGTGGCTGCAGCTATGGAAACTGTCGGCATCGCCTTTACCGCGGACGATGAAGCTTTTTGCCCCCATCGAACCCGGAATGATTCCCAACTCGCCTGCGCGCGCCGATACCGCACCTTTACGGGTTATCAGCACATCCTTGCCGAAGTGATTTTCCTTCTGCACATAGTTGTGGTGGCAATTCACCGCTTCCACGTGCGTCTCGAAAGGCTTGCTGATGACTGTGCGTACTGCTGCAATCAGGTTTTGCATCATCACTTCCCGGTTCATGCGCGCGAATTTCTGCGCCCAGCTCACTGCTTGGATATAGTCGTCATAGTGCTGCGTACCTTCCGGCAAATACGCCAGGTCCTGGTCCGGCAGGTTGATGAAATGGGTACGCATATCCTGCTTGGCCAGTTCGATGAAATGCGAACCGATGGCGTTACCCACGCCACGCGAACCGGAGTGCAGCATGAACCAGACGGCGTTGCTTTCATCAAGGCAGACTTCAACGAAGTGGTTGCCGGATCCCAACGTTCCCAGGTGCCGATAGTTATTCGTATTCTTCAACTTTGGCGTCTTCAGGCAAACCAGGTCGAATTCACCCTTCAGCTGCGCCCAGGCGGCGTCCACCGGCGTCGGCGGGGTTTCCCATGAACCTTTGTCGCGTCCCTTGAAACCGCGCGTCTTCGGCGACATTCCGTGCGGAATGGCTTTTTCGATGGCGCTGCGCAACGGGTGGAGATTGTCGGGCAGGTCGCGCGCATTCAAGGTGGTCTTGGCCGCCATCATGCCGCAACCGATATCCACCCCCACCGCCGCCGGGATAACCGCACCCAGCGTGGGAATCACGCTGCCGATGGTGGAACCCTTGCCGACGTGGACGTCAGGCATCACGGCCAGGTGCTTATAGATAAACGGCAGCTTCGCGGTGTTGCTCAACTGCTTGCGGGCTCCGTCTTCCACCGGTACGCCGCGGGTCCACATCTTGACGTGGCTTCCGCCTTCGACATTCATTACATCGTATTCTTCGTGTTTCATGATCTTCTTCTTTTAAAAACAAGGGGATGACAAGTGATGATGAAATGTTTTACTGAGCTATCGGCTGGCGCCGACCCGGGGCTTGAACCGGGGACCTTCGAAGCAAGCTTCGCTGCTCTATCCATGTAATTCCATCGGCATTCATCAAAAAAAGTCGGCGACAAGGGGTGGTGAAACGGTGTGCGGTTGCCCGCACGGCGCTCTTCCAGTTGAGCTACGGCGGCGCTGCTTTGCCGCCGACGGGATTTGAACCCGTATCTCCCCAGCTTGAATGATGTAGTTCCACCAGCATTCGCCTAAAACCTGCTACTGCGCGTCTTTAAATCCCGACAAGAGTTGACAAGACATTCTGCCAAAGCTGTTCAGCCTGGCAGGCCGGATTCGCACCGGCTATTCTGAATGTAGTCTTGCCTGCATTCGGGGACACGCACCATTGAGCGATAGTATGACAAGAGGT
The sequence above is a segment of the Collimonas sp. PA-H2 genome. Coding sequences within it:
- a CDS encoding GntR family transcriptional regulator, whose amino-acid sequence is MQNAITGEETKAAPLVPKLERQRLHDTVVDHLRNLIVEAVLTPGTKLNERELCETLGISRTPLREALKVLAAEGLIEISPNRGASVSKMSETEIWETFELMSGLEAMSGELACDRITPVELAEIKALHYAMLACKAQNDLPGYYSRNQAIHDKINDAARNSVLRQTYLTLNRRLQALRFKSNFQPHKWDSAAHDHDEMVKALEARDGKRLAAVLRQHLLDKRDAVLSAAALPAARKLETLP
- a CDS encoding alanine--glyoxylate aminotransferase family protein, producing MLTLDFHPAGRHFLQIPGPSPVPDRILRAMSYPTIDHRGPEFGALGLQVLAGIKKIFKTEQPVVIYPASGTGAWEAALTNTLSAGDTVLMYETGHFATLWKKMAQALGLKPEFLGLPGIEGWRHGVQADRIEARLRQDREHQIKAVCVVHNETSTGVTSDIAAVRRAIDAAGHPALLIVDTISGLASADYRHDEWGVDVTVSGSQKGLMLPPGISFNAVSQKAIEASKRATLPRAFWDWTDIIEMNQTGYWPYTPNTNLLYGLSEALEMILGEGLDNVFLRHQRLAAACRDAVRAWGLEIQCADPALYSPVLTGVMTPPGFDADAIRKTIYENFNMSLGTGLGKMKGGMFRIGHLGEANDLTLMATLAGCEMGLKLAGVPLAGSGVVAAMDNLAAQKSKPILKAA
- a CDS encoding MFS transporter codes for the protein MKHLRLRATTVVLIMLCLMYFITYLDRVNVSTAAAGFAKEFDLSKTEIGLVFSAFAYPYLVFQIIGGWVSDKFGAKRTLIYCGILWGIATILTGFAGGLFSLLMARLLLGLGEGATFPAATTAMSRWVAKENRGFAQGITHAFARIGNAVAPALVVFIMTVHGWRESFYIFGVFSLVWVLVWAFVFTEHPEKHPRITAEELAILPQAKKNNPKIPWGPLFKRMLPVTIVYFCYGWTLWLFLSWIPQYFLHSYDLDIKKSALFASSVFFAGVVGDTLGGIVSDKILKRTGNLKRARSQMVSVCMLLTLLSLLPLLYTHNVYVSILCLGAGFFFAEMTIGPMWAIPMDIAPQYSGTASGMMNTGSALAAIISPVLSGYLIDRFGNWELPFVGSMILMGFGVFLAFRMQPDSKFEQVVAGGSASVVKAGV
- a CDS encoding 2-keto-4-pentenoate hydratase, which translates into the protein MISLDTPQAGLAAMLSKAYGERALLECLPAALEPASSEQAYQVQREFLHHRQASIGGWKIGAKSPTGPIQGAPLPAGGIVPTTSTIDRADYPVLGIELEIMFCFKRDIDPGAAPLSDVQVMHSIGTMAASIEIVSSRIAGWPELPKLLQLADLQNHGALITGEFIDYDASFPFASPAAHLTLGGRDIFKGSGSNPAGDPRRLLGWLVQHCRAQGIAIPCGTVITTGSYTGIHFPEEAGLVIGQIASLPPIHFELR